A window of the Callospermophilus lateralis isolate mCalLat2 chromosome 7, mCalLat2.hap1, whole genome shotgun sequence genome harbors these coding sequences:
- the Sytl1 gene encoding LOW QUALITY PROTEIN: synaptotagmin-like protein 1 (The sequence of the model RefSeq protein was modified relative to this genomic sequence to represent the inferred CDS: inserted 1 base in 1 codon): MQPPLPPFQDLPAIGPISPAVWGLTGKSALVPVLLFWSLKLCCQRSQSHPGRCPPVLDPDRKPREPSWGAATADAPVGHPSQERLQALPSXPMAHGPEPEAEGLLDLSFLTEEEQETIAEVLKRDAHLRQLEEGRVSKLRASLADPGQLKILTGDWFQEARSQRHHHAHFGSDLVRASIRRKKSSRGEQALGSDGEAEAAGKETEEEPELRLPIEQVPPERRSETQGPDVPSPYAPSKASDHQEAQAQGAPGRGGVQVDAEETGLAWKPSPQAEKEPPPPPAQTEMASEILQNGEEDPGRGPSLDRMLSSSSSVSSLSSSTLSSSQMSLSGEVEAGAVQVQVRGSVHFALHFEPGASELRVHVIQCQGLAAARRGRSDPYVKSYLLPDKQSKRKTAVKKRNLNPVFNETLRYSIPQAELSGRVLSLSVWHRESLGRNIFLGEVEVPLDTWNWDSEPTWLPLQPRVPPSPDDLPSRGLLSLSLKYVPAGSEGAGLPESGELHFWVKEAQDLIPLRSGSLDTYIQCSVLPDDSRASRQRTRVVRRSLSPVFNHTMVYDGFGPADLRQACAELSLWDHGALTNRQLGGTRLSLGTGSSYGLQVPWMDSTPEEKQLWQTLLERPCEWVDGLLPLRTNLVPRA; encoded by the exons ATGCAGCCTCCTCTTCCCCCTTTCCAGGACCTCCCAGCAATTGGGCCCATCTCCCCTGCAGTTTGGGGCCTGACTGGTAAG TCAGCCTTAGTCCCCGTACTGCTCTTCTGGTCCCTGAAACTCTGCTGCCAGAGGAGCCAGAGTCACCCAGGAAGGTGTCCTCCTGTGTTGGACCCCGACAG GAAGCCACGTGAGCCCAGCTGGGGTGCAGCCACAGCCGATGCCCCAGTGGGCCACCCTTCTCAGGAGAGGCTTCAGGCTCTACCCT CTCCCATGGCGCATGGACCAGAGCCTGAAGCCGAGGGACTTTTGGACCTCAGCTTCCTGACAGAGGAGGAACAGGAGACCATTGCTGAAGTCCTCAAACGAGATGCCCACCTGCGCCAGCTGGAGGAGGGGCGGGTCAG CAAACTCCGGGCCTCACTGGCAGACCCTGGGCAGCTGAAGATCCTGACAGGTGACTGGTTCCAGGAAGCACGCTCGCAGCGGCACCACCATGCCCACTTCGGCTCTGACCTTGTCCGAGCCTCTATTCGCAGGAAGAAGAGCTCCAGGG GAGAACAGGCTCTGGGCAGtgatggggaggctgaggctgccGGGAAAGAGACTGAAGAGGAGCCAGAACTCAG GCTCCCCATAGAACAGGTCCCTCCAGAGAGGCGCAGTGAGACACAG GGACCTGATGTCCCTTCACCATATGCCCCCTCAAAGGCGTCAGATCACCAGGAGGCCCAGGCCCAGGGAG CCCCTGGCCGAGGGGGCGTGCAGGTGGACGCCGAGGAAACGGGCCTGGCGTGGAAGCCCTCGCCGCAGGCGGAGAAGGAGCCGCCGCCCCCGCCAGCTCAG ACCGAGATGGCATCCGAGATCCTGCAGAACGGGGAGGAGGATCCGGGGCGCGGCCCCTCACTCGACCGCATGCTCAGCAGCAGCTCCTCTGTATCCAGCCTCAGCTCCTCCACG CTGAGCAGCAGCCAGATGAGCCTGTCGGGGGAGGTGGAGGCGGGCGCGGTGCAGGTGCAGGTGCGCGGCTCTGTGCACTTCGCGCTGCACTTCGAACCCGGTGCCTCCGAGCTGCGTGTGCACGTGATCCAATGTCAGGGCCTGGCTGCCGCCCGGCGCGGCCGCTCCGACCC CTACGTCAAAAGCTACCTCCTCCCAGATAAACAGAGCAAGCGCAAGACGGCGGTGAAGAAGAGGAATCTGAATCCGGTCTTCAACGAGACTCTCCGG TACTCCATCCCGCAGGCCGAGCTCTCGGGCCGCGTCCTGAGCCTGTCGGTGTGGCACCGCGAAAGCCTGGGTCGCAACATCTTCCTGGGCGAAGTCGAAGTGCCCTTGGACACGTGGAACTGGGACTCGGAGCCTACTTGGCTCCCCCTGCAACCCCGA GTGCCCCCCTCTCCTGATGACCTTCCCAGCCGCGGGCTGCTCTCCCTATCCCTCAAGTACGTCCCTGCCGGCTCCGAGG GCGCGGGACTGCCTGAGAGCGGGGAGCTGCACTTCTGGGTGAAGGAAGCTCAGGACCTCATCCCGCTGCGCTCAGGATCCCTGGATACGTACATTCAATG CTCAGTGCTGCCTGATGACAGCCGGGCCAGCCGCCAGCGTACAAGGGTGGTTCGACGCAGCCTCAGTCCAGTATTCAACCACACCATGGTTTACGATGGCTTTGGGCCTGCTGACCTGCGCCAGGCCTGTGCTGAGCTTTCCCTCTGGGACCACGGGGCCCTGACTAATCGCCAGCTGGGGGGGACACGCCTCAGCCTGGGTACTG GTAGCAGCTATGGGCTCCAGGTACCCTGGATGGATTCCACACCTGAGGAGAAGCAGCTGTGGCAGACACTCCTGGAGCGGCCATGTGAATGGGTGGATGGCCTTCTACCCCTCAGAACCAACCTGGTCCCCAGGGCATAG
- the Tmem222 gene encoding transmembrane protein 222, with protein sequence MAEAEGSSPLLLPPPPPPPGMAEVEVQTAAQTDMKQYHCSSGVTMDVERSRFPYCVVWTPIPVLTWFFPIIGHMGICTSTGVIRDFAGPYFVSEDNMAFGKPAKYWKLDPAQVYASGPNAWDTAVHDASEEYKHRMHNLCCDNCHSHVALALNLMRYNNSTNWNMVTLCFFCLLYGKYVSIGAFVKTWLPFVLLLGIILTVSLVFNLR encoded by the exons ATGGCGGAAGCGGAAGGGAGTTCTCCGCTCCTGTTGCCGCCGCCACCGCCCCCTCCAGGGATGGCGGAAGTGGAGGTGCAGACGGCGGCCCAGACGGACATGAAGCAGTACCACTGCTCCAGCGGCGTCACCATGGACGTGGAGCGGAGCCGCTTCCCCTACTGCGTGGTATGGACGCCCATCCCGGTGCTCAC GTGGTTTTTCCCCATCATTGGCCACATGGGCATCTGCACATCCACAGGAGTCATTCGGGACTTTGCTGGCCCCTATTTTGTCTCG GAAGACAACATGGCCTTTGGAAAGCCTGCCAA GTactggaagttggaccctgctcagGTTTATGCTAGTGGGCCCAATGCCTGGGACACAGCTGTGCATGACGCCTCTGAGGAGTACAAGCATCGCATG CACAATCTCTGCTGTGACAACTGCCATTCACATGTCGCATTGGCCCTGAACTTGATGCGCTACAACAATAGCACAAACTGGAACATGGTGACCCTCTGCTTCTTCTGCCTGCTTTATGGGAAGTATGTCAG CATCGGAGCCTTCGTGAAGACCTGGCTGCCCTTCGTCCTCCTCCTGGGCATCATCCTGACCGTCAGCCTGGTCTTCAACCTGCGGTGA